The genomic DNA ataatacaggaggtaactcaggatcagtaatgtaatgtatggacacagtgactgcaccagcagaatagtgagtgcagctctggagtataatacaggaggtaactcaggatcagtaatgtaatgtatgtacacagtgactgcaccagcagaacagtgagtgcagctctgaagtataatataggaggtaactcaggatcagtaatgtaatgtatgtacacagtgactgcaccagcagaatagtgagtgcagctctggagtataatacaggaggtaactcaggatcagtaatgtaatgtatgtacacagtgactgcaccagcagaatagtgagtgcagctctggagtataatacaggaggtaactcaggatcagtaatgtaatgtatggacacagtgactgcaccagcagaatagtgagtgcagctctggagtataatacaggaggtaacttaggatcagtaatgtaatgtatgtacacagtgactgcaccagcagaatagtgagtgcagctctggagtataatacagcaggtaactaaggatcagtaatgtaatgtatgtacacagtgactgcaccagcagaatagtgagtgcagctctgcagtataatacaggatgtaactcaggatcagtaatgtaatgtatggacacagtgattgcaccagcagaatagtgagtgcagctctggagtgtaataaaggaggtaactcaggatcagtaatgtaatgtatgtacacagtgactgcaccagcagaatagtgagtgcggctctggagtataatacaggaggtaactcaggatcagtaatgtaatgtatgtacacagtgactgcaccagcagaatagtgagtgcagctctggagtataatacaggaggtaacttaggatcactaatgtaatgtatgtacacagtgactgcaccagcagaatagtgagtgcagctctggagtataatacaagaggtaactcaggatcagtaatgtaatgtatgtacacagttactgcaccagcagaatagtgagtgcagctctggagtataatacagcaggtaactcaggatcagtaatgtaatgcatgtgcacagtgactgcaccagcagaatagtgagtgcagctctggagtataatacaggaggtaactcaggatcagtaatgtaatgtatgtacacagtaactgcaccagcagaatagtgagtgcagctctgcagtataatacaggaggtaactcaggatcagtaatgtaatgtatgtacacagtgactgcaccagcagaatagtgagtgcagctctgaagtataatataggaggtaactcaggatcagtaatgtaatgtatgtacacagtgactgcaccagcagaatagtgagtgcagctctgcagtataatacaggatgtaactcaggatcagtaatgtaatgtatgtacacagtgactgcaccagcagaatagtgagtgcagctctggagtataatacagcaggtaactcaggatcagtaatgtaatgtatgtacacagtaactgcaccagcagaatagtgagtgcagctctgcagtataatacaggaggtaactcaggatcagtaatttaatgtatgtacacagtgactgcaccagcagaatagtgagtgcagctctggagtataatacaggaggtaaatcaTCTATATAAATGCATCTTTATGAAATTAATGTCTAAAggtgaaaaaattgtttaaaagaactgaagtcctcagtggttgataccttttaatggtaactgaaaagatggtaataataacaGCTCCAGactcctcaggtctcttcatcaggcatggtataacacaaaatctgaagagtcacatatttattcacaacaggacatagaatagtgcagtaaaaaaaaaaaaaaaaacaagttatgtgaagcagaactatcactatggcagggggcaaactgttgtggccataaattatgatgacctttgacacattcagagcaggaatgaatgtgtctcatggattcatgtctttttacatcagttaagagatgtgctcctctgaccatccgagcgcgtcacagcccggaccagaccctgatcagaggacaataacactttcacactgaactgcagcaatatttatggccacaacagtttgccccctgccatagtgatagttctgcttcacataacttgttttttgtttttttttttactgcactattctatgtcctgttgtgtgtaaatatgtgactcttcagattttgtgttatgctgagcctgatgaagagacctgagtagtctggagctgctattattaccatcttttcagttgccattaaaaggtatcaaccactgaggacttcagttcttttaaacaatttttttatctctactggctaacacggtacaaagatatattttacttgtgtcTAAAGGTGAACATTAGCATTCTGTATTCTTTTCTGAGGGCAGATCAGTGGACGTTGTTGCATATATCCAGAATCTCAGCATGTTGTTGCACGCAGGGCACCATCAGTTGTTTGTTGATATTCTCTATCAGAGCTGCAGGGGGAGCTATTGAGTTACTTAGGAAAATGGATGAACTGGTTCTTATTAGTAGATAGAAAATACCGATTCCGTCCCATCATTGTGTAACCCTGGATATGACGGAGTCTCTGGAGCCTCCGAGGGGCATCATAGAGTCTGCGGCACTTTATAGTGGTTTATAGTTTTGAACTTCAGCTTGTGTTGTACTTGATCCATTGTCTCTGCAGATCCTGTccccaggagcttacactctaacgTCCTTCCCTTTCACACATTCATTATCCATTAGACCTATCAGTGGCTCTAAAATCGACAGAAATTGGGCCCTATTAGGGTACAAGAAGGGCGCACGTGTTCTGAGACGCTTCCTCGGGTCTGGGTCAGCCCAGGACTTGGGGCATTCACCGTATTGGTGGATCCAGAGTAGATCACATTAGATCTGTCTTCACTAAGCTCTcttgctccccctagtggaggctgaagGCAGCCAATATCTAAgcgtaaagcatggtggagagcgGAGGTGTCAGACATACGAGGAAGAAAACAAAAGCTGTGCAATCATGGTGTATAGAGGAAAGATATTTACCCCAATCCTAAGCGCTGCCGTCCTTCATTATGGACATTTTCATAGGATCCAAAATTCTGGCAAATGAAGGGAAATGAATATTATTTCTATTTTAGAAACAAGACACTGTTGATGTGATCTGAGGCGCAACAATGTAACAAAGCAATAGAAGCCCCGGAACACTGACACTGAGAATAAGAAAGTGCAAGGAATGTATCGCAGGTGACGTCCGCAGCACGGAAAAAGCAAGAAGCGGTGGAGATCTGCTCGGCTGCTGCCCCTGAGGCCattaatggtcgtctgaggaagGAATGCACCCtgcaaaatcatcaagatcctctgctggcagctcctgagTAATCACCGAGCAATGGGGTCCCGGATTTCTGCTTTTGgcgctcatactccagactgagacGTCTGGAAAACTTTGTCTCCATTTTTCACTGCTTGCAGATTAGTGATGTCTGCATCTGGTGATTTCCAGAATTCCACCTTTCTCTCTTGACGCAGTTTCAATGTTCAGGAGTGTAAGGTTACCCGCGGAGACAGAATGTGGCGCATTGTACTCACTGAATGTCCCGGAGCGCTCAGCTCTCCCCTCCGGTATGTACCGCCGTCTTTCTGAATATCCCTGCAAGAAAGAAAAGTGTTACCTTTCTGATACAAAAGTTTCAGATTTTTAACATTTAAGAAACTCTGTTTATAGAAAATAGAACCTGTGATTTTTTTGAGCAGCACTGAGTATTTCAGGAAAGGAGTGCGCATAACAAACGCTATCATACTGTCTGGGGCTTACAAGGTGATGTGCTGTTACAGCAGCACTGAGTATTTCAGGAAACAAGTGTATATAACAAATAGGATCTGAGAGTTTTAAAGTGACTGGTGCAAGGTCTTTCCAGCAGCACTGAGTATTTCAGGAAAGGAGTGTCCATGACAAACGCTATCATACTGTCTGAGACTTACAAAGTGATGTGCTGTTCCAGCAGCACTGAGTATTTCAGGAAAGGAGTGTGCATAAGAAACGCTATCATACTGTCTGAGACTTACAAAGTGATGTGCTGTTACAGCAGCACTGAGTGTTTCAGGAAATGAGTGTGTATAACTACTGGGTTGTGATAAACTAAGAGCTAATAAgagcagcacaaagtatttcaggaaAGAAGTGTATATAACAAATAGGATCTGAGAGTTTTAAAGTGGATGGTGCAAGGTCCATCCAGCAGCACTGAGTATTTCAGGAAAGGGGTGGGCATAATAAACAGGAACACTATCTGACGCTTACTAAGGGATGTGTtgtaccagcagcacagagtatttcagaaaaaGATGGGCAGAACTAATGGGATTTTATGACCTAAGAACTATAAAGAGCAGAGTAattgcagcagcacagagtatttcaggaaaggagTGCGGTATCACACTGAGATATGCAAAGTGATGTGCTGTTACAGCAGCACTGAGTATTTCAGGAAAGAAGTGAATATAACAAATAGGATCTGAGAGTTTTAAAGTGACTAATGCAAGGtccttccagcagcacagagtatttcaggaaaggagTATGCATAACAAACAGTATCACACTATCTGAGACTTACAAAGTGATGTCTTGTTCCAGCAGCACTGAGTATTTCAGGAAAGGAGTGTGTATTACTACTGAGTTGTGATAAATTAACAGCTATAAAgagcagcacaaagtatttcaggaaAGGAGTGTGCATAGCAAACGCTCTCATACTGTCTGAGACTTACAAGGTGATGTGTTGTTACAGCAGCCCTGTGTGTTTCAGGAAAGAAGTGAATATAACAAATAGGATCTGAGAGTTTTAAAGTGACTGGTGCAAGGtccttccagcagcacagagtatttcaggaaaggagTTTGCATAACAAACAGTATCACACTATCTGAGAGTTACAAAGTGATGTGCTGTTACAGCAGCACTGAGTATTTCAGGAAAGGAGTGTGTATTACTACTGAGTTGTGATAAATTAAGAGCTATTAAgagcagcacaaagtatttcaggaaAGAAGTGTATATAACAAATAGGATCTGAGAGTTTTAAAGTGGATGGTGCAAGGTCCTTCCAGCAGCACTGAGTATTTCAGGAAAGGGGTGGGCATAATAAACAGGAACACTATCTGACACTTACTAAGTGATGTGCtgttccagcagcacagagtatttcagaaaaaTGATGGGCAGAACTAATGGAATTTTATGATCTAAGAGCTATAAACAGCAGTGTCAGTctggcagcacagagtatttcaggaaaggagTGCGGTATCACACTATCTGAGACATACAAAGTGATGTGcttttccagcagcacagagtatttcaggaaaggagCATATATAACAAATACAATCTGAAAGTTTTAAAGTGGATGGTGTAAGGTCCttctagcagcacagagtatttcaggtaaGGAGTGTGCATAACAAACACGCTCATACTGACTGAGATTTACAAAGTGAGGTCTTGTtcgagcagcacagagtatttcaggtaaGGAGTGTGCATaacacacagtatcacactatctgAAACTTACAAAGTGATGTGCTGTTCCAGCAGCACTGAGTATTTCAGGAAAGGGGTGGGCATAATAAACAGGAACACTATCTGACGCTTACTAAGTGATGTGCTGTTCCAGCGATGGGCAGAACTAATGGGATGTTATGATCTAAGAGCTACAAACAGCAGGGTcagtccagcagcacagagtatttcaggaaaggagTGCGGTATCACACTATCTGAGACATACAAAGTGATGTGCTCttctagcagcacagagtatttcaggaaatgagTGTATATAACAAATAGAATAGTGTTATAAAGTGAATGGTGTAAAGTTCtccaagcagcacagagtattttagaaAAGGAATGAGCAGAAGCACAGGTGTGGCATTATCTGAGCATTACAAAGTGGATGTTACAAGGTCATTCTAGcagtgcagagtatttcaggaaatgagCGTGAAGAACAACCGTTTCTGAAAAGTTACCAAGTGGATTGTGCAGGTtgttccagcagcacagagtatttaaatAAAGTCCACGGTCAGCTATAACTGGATGGGATGTTACCTGGACAGACAGGACTCCAGCATTTCTGCAGTTCGCTTGTCCTCCTCCAGTAAATCATCATCATCCTCCTGAAGGTCCTCTCGTCTGCAGGCAAATCCTTCTCTTCTCAACCATTCCCGCTCCTCCTCTGAACTATCAGTGCCATCATCCTAATGGAAGAAATGCAGGACTGAAGGGTAAGATGTGATCACGCAACATATACGGCATCTTACAGACCCATTCACCTTCACTGGAAGCCAACCGAGTCTACAGATGTGGATCCACTCACTATAGGGACATCCAATGACAGAGGGCGGCACATAGCCAAATCTAGATTGGGGGGGTCTCCTGGGATGCACCAGTGCTCACTCCTCCTTTACCCCATCCAAACTACCGAATTTGAAGAGTCTCAATCTGGAGTCTGTTGCCCCTCGCTCCATAAATCGACCTCAACTCCCACCACGAGAACTCGTGCACAGAAGACAAGACCTCTCAAACTGGGATAAAGACCACTAAGACGCCTGTACTGAGATTACTATAAGAAACCTATTGGTACTTATATCAGTTCGGGAGGAAATTCCAGCTGTCCAAGGGTGCCCATGAAGGGGCTATAGCCGGTGTCCATGAAGGGACTATAGCCGGTGCCCATTAAGGGGGCTATAGCCGGTGCCCATGAAGGAGCTATAGTCGGTGTCCATGAAGGGACTATAGCCGGTGCCCATTAAGGGGGCTATAGCCGGTGCCCATGAGGGGACTCTAGCCGGTTCCCATGAGGGGACTATAGCCGGTGCCCATGAAGGGGACTATAGCTGGTGCCCATGAGGGGACTATAGCCGGTGCCCATGAGGGGGCCATAGCCGGTGTCCATGAGGGGGCTATAGCTGGTGCCCATTAAGGGGGCTATAGCCGGTGCCCATGAGGGGACTCTAGCCGGTGCCCATGAGGGGACTCTAGCCGGTGCCCATGAGGGGACTCTAGCCGGTGCCCATGAGGGGACTCTAGCCGGTGCCCATGAGGGGACTCTAGCCGGTGCCCATGAGGGGACTCTAGCCGGTGCCCATGAGGGGACTCTAGCCGGTGCCCATGAGGGGACTCTAGCCGGTGCCCATGAGGGGACTCTAGCTGGTGCCCATGAGGGGACTATAGCTGGTGCTCATGAAGGGGACTATAGCTAGTGCCCATGAAGGGGTCATAGCCGGTGCCCATGAAGGGGCCATAGCCGGTGCCCATGAAGGGGCCTTAGCCGGTGTCCATGAGGGGGCTATAGCTGGTGCTAGCTGGTGCCCATGAGGGGGCTATAGCCGATGCCCATTAAGGTGGTTATAGCCGGTGCCCATTAAGGGGGCTAGAGCCGGTGCCCATTAAGGGGGCTATAGCCGGTGCCCATGAGGGGACTATAGCCGGTGCCCATGAGGGGACTCTAGCCGGTGCCCATGAGGGGACTCTAGCCGGTGCCCATGAGGGGACTCTAGCCGGTGCCCATGAGGGGACTCTAGCCGGTGCCCATGAGGGGACTCTAGCCGGTGCCCATGAGGGGACTCTAGCCGGTGCCCATGAGGGGACTCTAGCCGGTGCCCATGAGGGGACTATAGCTGGTGCCCATGAGGGGACTATAGCCGGTGCCCATGAAGGGGCCATAGCCGGTGTCCATGAGGGGGCTATAGCCGGTGCCCATTAAGGGGGCTATAGCCGGTGCCCATTAAGAGGGCTATAGCCGGTGCCCATGAGGGGACTCTAGCCGGTGCCCATGGGGGGACTCTAGCCGGTGCCCATGGGGGGACTCTAGCCGGTGCCCATGGGGGGACTCTAGCCGGTGCCCATGGGGGGACTCTAGCCGGTGCCCATGAGGGGACTCTAGCCGGTGCCCATGAGGGGACTCTAGCCGGTGCCCATGAGGGGACTATAGCTGGTGCTCATGAGGGGACTATAGCTGGTGCCCATGAAGGGGTCATAGCCGGTGCCCATGAAGGGGCCATAGCCGGTGCCCATGAAGGGGCCATAGCCGGTGTCCATGAGGGGGCTATAGCTGGTGCTAGCTGGTGCCCATGAGGGGGCTATAGCCGATGCCCATAAGGGGACTATAGCCGGTGCCCATAAGGGCGCTATAGCCGGTGCCTATGAGGGAGCTATAGCTGGTGCCCATTAGGGGGCTATAGCCGGTGCCCATTAGGGGGCTATAGCCGGTGCCCATTAGGGGGCTATAGCTGATGCCCATAAGGGGGCCTTAGCTGGTGCCTATGAGGGGGCTATAGCCAATTTATGAAGAGCGCTTCAGCAGGAACCCCTTATTAGCAGATGTTTAGGCTCCTGACATTCATTTTGGAGACCCTCCTGGGACAGGTGCATCACTGACCCATGTCTTAAACCTTGGGTTCATTACTAGATAAATGAAGGGCAGCTCAATCATGAGTTTTCCTTGGCTGATATCTTGCATTTTCTTGCCTTGTAAAGGTGAAAACACATTCCCTGATAATTCCCGAAGGTCAAAGCAAATGCAAGATCTTTAGTAAAAGTCAAACCTAAAATCACCCCATTACCGGAAATGAGTTGTTGTAGCCAGGACAGGAGATAAATCCGCTGCTCGATACGTCCCGGTTGGCTTGAGCGACTGATCCATTGGCCAACGGAGGCTCCTGTGAAGAAGTGTTTGCATAATGTACGTTGTGTACAGAGTCCTCCACACCCAATATCATCTCCGGAGACTCCTCTACTGAAGAATCGCTTCCTATCGACTCCGTGTCCAAGTAGACCCCACTACTGAGCGTCTCATTGTCACCTGCTTGTTCCTCAGAAGAAGCCTCAAAAGTGAAGGTGTTTTCCAGCAGGCTATCAGAGCAGGTGTCGGTGAAGGCATGTAGGACATCAGCAATGGGGACGCTGTAGTGAGGATAGTAGAATAAATCGTGAGGGATGATGGATATCTTTGGTGTACAGGTGCCGTCATCTCTTTGTGCTTCGCTGTCTGAAGCCTGGAGATGATCATCGTTGTCACTTGCCTTATAAGCTTGGAAGACCGTGAACTGCTTGGCGTGATCGCCGGTTGGACTGTCTTTGGGTTGATGAAGGACATACTTATAGGTGTCATCGGCTTCACTTGTTTTAGGGGAAGACATTATTTCTGACGTTAGTCTTGGCTTTAGTTGACAATGGTCAACCTCTGTATGATAATATATGTCACTGGGTTCCTTATCGGAAATAGAGGAGAACGATGACGATGATTCACTATTAATGGTGCCCCCAAGACTTGACTCGGAGTTGGGTTGGACATCATCTTCAGAATCCGTGTGATGAAGAGCATTTTTCTCATTGAATATTGTGAAGGCGTCAACTGGACCTTCTGAACCTCCACAATCCCCTCCACCACTGGTTGCCTTCATGTCCACTCCTACAGGACTTTTCCCGATGACGTCAGATCTCGGAGACATGTACACCCGTTGTAAGACCGCATCTAACTTGTAACCTCCAGCGTCTGCTGTTAGTTCTTCACTTTGCATCTCCTCGGTTGGGACCTGGAATGGATTCTTCTGGAAATTTGGCTTCTCGTCGTATGGGATATCTACTTCTGCATAGTCATGAATCTCCGGGGGTGTAAGAGGCCTTGTCTGAAGTTCTACCGTGTAGCCATTATCCTCAGATCTGTTCACTGTAATAATTTTACCCTCTTCCTCCGTTGGTCCATCCCTGTACCGTACATACGTCATCTCCAGGGGAGCGTCTTCATTTACTCCTGAGAAATCATCCTGAAGATAAAGTAAAGGAGAAAAATCTAAATTTTATGTAACTTTTTTTTCAAATTTACTTCTAAAACTTATGGCAAACTTTTCCAACTTTTCTGGGACACCCAAGAGAGTCCCAAAAAATGGGGCGATCTCTAGAACTTCTGGAAAACTTGGATCATCTCCTGAGCTACGAGGGTTCCCGTGCATGACAATGGgcgcttcatcaggacaaaagcacATTAATGGGGTATACAGGGCGCCTAGATGAGGAGTGACATCAGTGTTTTTGGAGAAATATTTTCAGATGAGCAATACGAGCAGGACAATGAATGTCCACTATGAAGGGCATCCAGAAAAATGGAAAGTATGATCATTAGGCGTCCCAGGATGGGCAACCAACAGAGGTTGTCCTAATGGGAAAAATCCCCTTAGAAATCAAGGGGTGGGACAAATTAAGTTCAAAATATTCCTGATTATATAAACAgatgatattaaaggggttgtatggAATTAAGAGAAACAGCGCCACATCTGTTtaaaggctgtgtctggtattgctgcTCAACCTCTTTGAAGTGAATGGGGCGGAACTGCAATACCACATGTCATAAATGTAATGGTAAAATAATACCAATTTGGAGGGAACAAGAGCTAGCACTCTAAACTAAACCTGACCCCTGTTCAGCTACGACTCCCTGGTGTGAACAGGTTTATCCTGGAGAGTAGACACAAAGCCTGTACCAGAGGCCGCTAGGTGACACTAGGATTTCCGCCTTCAAAAAAACATTGGAGACGAGAAGGCACAGGATTCCAGTTATGATTATTTGGGTTTTGTGACAGGCGTAGGTCCTACAGTTATGGGAGACACATTTTTGACATTGTGATTCTGAGGGGAACAAAATGCATGTTCTTGCATGGCTGTGCAATCTACGCATCAGCCCCACATTAATATCAACCTGATTCATGGGGTTGTATTTGCCATGTTTCCTATCTATAGAAAcctaaaatcatgataggaaatatAGCAAACATATCTTCCACCTGGGACCTCTACGTAGGCAGTTATCTTAAAGATTGGGTCTCAAAAATGAGGAGATCCCCAAACTGCATCCCATTGAAAAGCCCCCATGTGAGGTCACCAAGAGGCGGTCTGTGGGAGTGACATATCTAATAAATACAGATTCTGAAATATAATGATTGTTTA from Anomaloglossus baeobatrachus isolate aAnoBae1 chromosome 12, aAnoBae1.hap1, whole genome shotgun sequence includes the following:
- the CLMN gene encoding calmin isoform X2 gives rise to the protein MERGRARWVERENVQKRTFTRWMNLHLEKRSPPMEVKDLFTDIQDGKILMALLEVLTGQRLLHAYKSSTHRIFRLNNIAKALKFLEDSNVKLVSIDAAEIADGNPSLVLGLVWNIILFLQIKELTGNLNRMSSSSSLSSLPSGTESDTSQPSTTSADRSMSVSIRDQRRTIKALLSWVQQRTRKYGVAVQDFAGSWRSGLAFLAIIKAIDSSLVDMKKALDTSPRDNLENAFTIAKRSLNIPRLLEPEDVMVDSPDEHSIMTYVTQFLEHFPELDPDDFSGVNEDAPLEMTYVRYRDGPTEEEGKIITVNRSEDNGYTVELQTRPLTPPEIHDYAEVDIPYDEKPNFQKNPFQVPTEEMQSEELTADAGGYKLDAVLQRVYMSPRSDVIGKSPVGVDMKATSGGGDCGGSEGPVDAFTIFNEKNALHHTDSEDDVQPNSESSLGGTINSESSSSFSSISDKEPSDIYYHTEVDHCQLKPRLTSEIMSSPKTSEADDTYKYVLHQPKDSPTGDHAKQFTVFQAYKASDNDDHLQASDSEAQRDDGTCTPKISIIPHDLFYYPHYSVPIADVLHAFTDTCSDSLLENTFTFEASSEEQAGDNETLSSGVYLDTESIGSDSSVEESPEMILGVEDSVHNVHYANTSSQEPPLANGSVAQANRDVSSSGFISCPGYNNSFPDDGTDSSEEEREWLRREGFACRREDLQEDDDDLLEEDKRTAEMLESCLSRDIQKDGGTYRRGELSAPGHSNFGSYENVHNEGRQRLGLGRPDADDDATSAGRRAVDSHLPFSSDQSPASFYPLLLLWLLCYFLMILPELDMSKVAFFVDND
- the CLMN gene encoding calmin isoform X1, producing MAGHEWDWFQREELIGQISDIRVQHLQVERENVQKRTFTRWMNLHLEKRSPPMEVKDLFTDIQDGKILMALLEVLTGQRLLHAYKSSTHRIFRLNNIAKALKFLEDSNVKLVSIDAAEIADGNPSLVLGLVWNIILFLQIKELTGNLNRMSSSSSLSSLPSGTESDTSQPSTTSADRSMSVSIRDQRRTIKALLSWVQQRTRKYGVAVQDFAGSWRSGLAFLAIIKAIDSSLVDMKKALDTSPRDNLENAFTIAKRSLNIPRLLEPEDVMVDSPDEHSIMTYVTQFLEHFPELDPDDFSGVNEDAPLEMTYVRYRDGPTEEEGKIITVNRSEDNGYTVELQTRPLTPPEIHDYAEVDIPYDEKPNFQKNPFQVPTEEMQSEELTADAGGYKLDAVLQRVYMSPRSDVIGKSPVGVDMKATSGGGDCGGSEGPVDAFTIFNEKNALHHTDSEDDVQPNSESSLGGTINSESSSSFSSISDKEPSDIYYHTEVDHCQLKPRLTSEIMSSPKTSEADDTYKYVLHQPKDSPTGDHAKQFTVFQAYKASDNDDHLQASDSEAQRDDGTCTPKISIIPHDLFYYPHYSVPIADVLHAFTDTCSDSLLENTFTFEASSEEQAGDNETLSSGVYLDTESIGSDSSVEESPEMILGVEDSVHNVHYANTSSQEPPLANGSVAQANRDVSSSGFISCPGYNNSFPDDGTDSSEEEREWLRREGFACRREDLQEDDDDLLEEDKRTAEMLESCLSRDIQKDGGTYRRGELSAPGHSNFGSYENVHNEGRQRLGLGRPDADDDATSAGRRAVDSHLPFSSDQSPASFYPLLLLWLLCYFLMILPELDMSKVAFFVDND